The following proteins come from a genomic window of Flavobacterium eburneipallidum:
- a CDS encoding electron transfer flavoprotein subunit beta/FixA family protein: MKILVCISHVPDTTSKINFANGDSEFDTNGVSFVINPNDEYGLTRAILFQEQQGANVTVVNVGGPETEPTLRKALAIGANDAIRVNANPTDSFFVAKQLAEVIKNGGYDLVIAGKESLDYNGGMVPGMIAGILGSNFLNSCTEITVDGTNVKAIREIDGGRETVSTALPLIIGGQKGLVEEKDLRIPNMRGIMTARTKPLTVVEAVDAPINTKAVKFEKPAPKSAVKLVPADNLDELINLLHNEAKVI; encoded by the coding sequence ATGAAAATATTAGTTTGCATCAGTCACGTTCCTGATACTACTTCCAAAATTAATTTTGCCAACGGAGATTCTGAATTCGATACCAATGGTGTTTCGTTCGTAATCAATCCCAATGACGAATACGGTTTAACTCGTGCCATTTTATTCCAAGAACAACAAGGCGCAAATGTTACTGTTGTGAATGTTGGCGGACCAGAAACGGAGCCTACTTTAAGAAAAGCATTGGCTATTGGTGCTAACGATGCAATCCGTGTGAATGCCAATCCAACCGATAGTTTTTTTGTAGCTAAACAATTAGCTGAAGTAATCAAAAACGGAGGTTATGATTTAGTAATTGCTGGTAAAGAATCATTGGATTATAACGGAGGAATGGTTCCAGGAATGATTGCCGGAATTTTAGGATCTAATTTTTTGAATTCTTGTACTGAAATAACAGTTGATGGAACAAACGTAAAAGCGATTCGTGAAATTGATGGTGGAAGAGAAACGGTTTCGACTGCATTACCTTTAATCATTGGTGGACAAAAAGGATTGGTGGAAGAAAAAGACCTGCGTATTCCAAATATGAGAGGAATTATGACAGCCAGAACAAAACCATTAACTGTAGTAGAAGCTGTTGATGCTCCCATAAACACCAAAGCTGTAAAATTTGAAAAACCAGCTCCAAAATCAGCAGTAAAATTAGTTCCTGCAGATAATCTGGACGAATTAATTAATTTATTACACAACGAAGCCAAGGTAATTTAG
- a CDS encoding T9SS type A sorting domain-containing protein: MMKNYFFILMAISSFEFASAQNLASAPTLTFISDLNISSDNRATDGDGGSVNISDIDIQIYNISDVNGTFATPLSWQGIGFFGSGTYTGVTNQNNAGSKGMAIKSVSGSEFDLNQFVYLNWGESAAFTNTVKGFRNGTEVASTTFNGYSASYTPMTIILPDAFNNVDEVRFYITSGGYVGNQSATNHSINSIKVSTPSLGINDFEVNAKPIIYPNPATNQVTIDLEELENANLEVSDNKGRKLFSQKLDKTSNTISIDQLSSGIYFFKVNAEKGNTTTKVIKR, encoded by the coding sequence ATGATGAAAAACTACTTTTTTATTTTAATGGCAATTTCTTCTTTTGAATTTGCTTCGGCACAAAATCTTGCATCAGCACCAACTTTAACATTTATAAGCGATCTAAATATATCCTCTGATAATAGAGCTACGGATGGCGATGGAGGTTCAGTGAATATATCCGATATTGATATTCAGATTTATAATATTTCAGATGTAAACGGAACATTCGCAACTCCTTTATCATGGCAAGGTATTGGTTTTTTTGGTTCGGGTACTTATACTGGAGTAACCAATCAAAATAATGCAGGTTCAAAAGGAATGGCAATAAAATCGGTTAGTGGAAGTGAGTTTGATCTCAATCAATTTGTTTATTTAAATTGGGGAGAGTCAGCTGCCTTTACAAATACTGTAAAAGGATTTAGAAATGGAACTGAAGTTGCTTCGACTACTTTTAATGGATATAGTGCTAGTTATACTCCTATGACAATTATTTTGCCAGATGCATTCAATAATGTAGATGAGGTGCGTTTTTACATCACTTCTGGTGGATATGTTGGAAATCAATCAGCAACTAATCATAGTATTAATTCAATCAAAGTAAGTACGCCAAGTTTAGGCATAAACGATTTTGAAGTTAATGCAAAACCAATTATTTATCCTAATCCAGCAACGAACCAAGTTACAATTGATTTGGAAGAATTAGAGAATGCCAATTTAGAAGTTTCGGATAATAAGGGCAGAAAATTGTTTAGCCAAAAATTGGACAAAACTTCCAATACAATCAGTATAGATCAATTGTCTTCTGGAATCTATTTCTTTAAAGTAAATGCAGAAAAAGGAAATACAACAACCAAAGTAATTAAAAGATAA
- a CDS encoding pyruvate dehydrogenase complex E1 component subunit beta produces MRTIQFREAICEAMSEEMRRDESIYLMGEEVAEYNGAYKASKGMLAEFGEKRVIDTPIAELGFTGIAVGSAMNGCRPIVEYMTFNFCLVGIDQIINNAAKVRQMTGGQFNVPIVFRGPTASAGQLGATHSQALENWFANTPGLKVVVPSNPYDAKGLLKAAIRDNDPVIFMESEQMYGDKGEVPDGEYVLPIGVADIKREGTDVTIVSFGKIIKEAYIAADALAKEGISCEVIDLRTVRPMDNEAILKSVKKTNRLVILEEAWPFASVSSEITYIVQEQAFDFLDAPIQRITTADTPAPYSPVLLKEWLPNADDVIKAVKKVMYKK; encoded by the coding sequence ATGAGAACGATACAATTTAGAGAGGCTATTTGCGAAGCGATGAGCGAAGAAATGCGTCGCGACGAGTCAATATATTTAATGGGTGAAGAAGTTGCTGAATACAACGGTGCTTACAAAGCTTCAAAAGGAATGCTTGCTGAATTTGGTGAAAAAAGAGTAATTGATACTCCTATTGCTGAGCTTGGATTTACAGGAATTGCAGTAGGTTCAGCAATGAATGGTTGCAGACCAATTGTAGAATATATGACTTTTAACTTCTGTTTGGTTGGTATCGATCAAATTATCAATAATGCTGCAAAAGTACGTCAAATGACAGGTGGACAATTCAATGTGCCTATCGTTTTTCGTGGGCCAACCGCTTCTGCAGGTCAATTAGGAGCAACGCACTCACAAGCTTTAGAAAACTGGTTTGCTAATACACCAGGTCTTAAAGTTGTGGTTCCATCCAATCCTTATGATGCAAAAGGACTTTTGAAAGCCGCTATTCGTGATAACGATCCAGTTATTTTCATGGAATCAGAGCAAATGTATGGTGACAAAGGCGAAGTGCCAGATGGAGAATATGTTCTTCCAATTGGTGTTGCTGATATCAAACGTGAAGGTACAGATGTGACAATTGTTTCTTTCGGAAAAATCATTAAAGAAGCTTACATCGCTGCTGATGCTTTAGCCAAAGAAGGAATCTCTTGTGAAGTTATCGATTTAAGAACCGTTCGTCCAATGGATAATGAAGCGATTTTAAAATCAGTTAAAAAAACAAATAGATTGGTAATTCTTGAAGAGGCTTGGCCATTTGCCAGTGTTTCTTCTGAAATTACATATATTGTTCAAGAACAAGCTTTTGATTTCTTGGATGCGCCAATCCAACGTATTACCACTGCTGATACTCCAGCGCCTTACTCTCCAGTTTTGTTGAAAGAATGGTTGCCAAATGCTGACGATGTGATAAAAGCAGTGAAAAAAGTAATGTACAAAAAATAA
- a CDS encoding inorganic diphosphatase, which translates to MAADKINTFDVLIEIPRGSRNKYEYDFEIKRIRFDRMLFSSMMYPADYGFFPETLALDGDPLDVLILINEPTFPGCVMEVKPIGVFHMADDKGSDDKIICVPVSDPIWSSLEDLSDINPHLLKEIEHFFQVYKDLENKKVDVGGWGDVNEAFSIIRECTDRFNALEDKPEGLFSIGL; encoded by the coding sequence ATGGCAGCAGATAAAATAAATACATTCGATGTATTAATCGAAATTCCAAGAGGGAGTAGAAATAAATATGAATACGATTTTGAAATAAAAAGAATTCGTTTCGATAGAATGTTGTTTTCGTCAATGATGTATCCAGCAGATTATGGATTTTTCCCAGAAACTTTAGCCCTAGATGGCGATCCACTAGATGTTTTGATTCTGATTAACGAACCAACTTTCCCAGGTTGTGTGATGGAAGTAAAACCAATTGGTGTTTTCCACATGGCAGATGACAAAGGTTCTGATGATAAAATTATCTGTGTACCAGTTTCCGATCCAATTTGGAGTTCACTTGAAGATTTGTCTGATATTAACCCGCATTTATTAAAAGAAATCGAGCATTTTTTCCAAGTTTATAAAGATTTAGAAAATAAAAAAGTAGATGTTGGTGGATGGGGAGATGTTAACGAAGCCTTCTCAATTATTAGAGAATGCACCGACCGTTTCAACGCACTAGAAGACAAGCCTGAAGGCTTATTCTCTATTGGTCTATAA
- a CDS encoding Panacea domain-containing protein: protein MFRRINNDKIGNVLNYFASQIDYLSMTKTLKLLYILDETSIKETGSPVTWLDYKVWENGPVAIDVYNEIKHQEVFCYQGKELSLLQSIQLEKKFNADRNSEEVFLKPNGNFDESIFNRYELKLLETIVFKYGNWNATQLINFLHEEGSLWHKMVSEHNLKDHFKQIGKITNHSIEFNDLLENNPVLQMAAKSSFEALSFQESIS, encoded by the coding sequence ATGTTTAGACGAATAAATAACGACAAAATCGGGAATGTTTTAAACTATTTTGCGTCGCAAATAGATTATTTATCGATGACCAAAACGTTGAAACTGCTTTATATTCTTGACGAAACTTCCATCAAGGAAACAGGAAGTCCTGTAACTTGGCTAGACTATAAAGTTTGGGAAAATGGTCCTGTCGCCATAGACGTTTACAATGAAATCAAACATCAGGAAGTTTTTTGTTACCAAGGAAAAGAGTTATCCTTATTGCAATCCATTCAATTAGAGAAAAAATTCAACGCCGACAGAAATTCAGAGGAAGTATTCTTGAAACCTAATGGTAATTTCGACGAAAGTATCTTCAATAGATATGAACTGAAATTATTAGAAACTATTGTTTTTAAATATGGAAATTGGAATGCTACTCAATTAATTAACTTTCTACACGAAGAAGGTTCTCTCTGGCACAAAATGGTTTCAGAACATAATTTGAAAGACCATTTCAAACAAATAGGAAAAATCACAAATCACTCAATTGAATTCAATGATTTGTTGGAAAATAATCCTGTTTTACAGATGGCGGCAAAATCTTCATTTGAAGCCTTATCTTTTCAGGAAAGCATAAGCTAA
- a CDS encoding sodium-translocating pyrophosphatase — protein MNTIMIYVPIIMALIGLAFMAFKRAWVLKQDAGDGKMQEISNHIYEGALAFLKAEYRLLTVFVVLASIVLAGITFLPGASTHLLIVVAFVFGAFFSALAGNMGMKIATKTNVRTTQAARTSLPQALKVSFGGGTVMGLGVAGLAVLGLTSFFILFFNIFMNGVWTSTEDMTIVLETLAGFSLGAESIALFARVGGGIYTKAADVGADLVGKVEAGIPEDDPRNPATIADNVGDNVGDVAGMGADLFGSYVATVLAAMVLGNYVIKDMGGNIQDAFGGIGPILLPMAIAGFGILFSIIGTMLVKISNNDAKEKQVQGALNVGNWVSILLTAVACYFLVQYMLPETMQMSFFGEGVQEISSMRVFYATIVGLVVGAVISSVTEYYTGLGTKPVLAIVQKSSTGSATNVIAGLATGMISTFPTVLLFAAAIWTSYAFAGFYGVALAASAMMATTAMQLAIDAFGPISDNAGGIAEMSELPKEVRTRTDILDSVGNTTAATGKGFAIASAALTSLALFAAYVTFTGIDGINIFKAPVLAMLFVGGMIPVVFSALAMNSVGKAAMDMVYEVRRQFKEIPGIMEGTGKPEYAKCVDISTKAALREMMLPGVLTIGFPIAIVLLGKLVYTDNNQLIAEMLGGYMAGVTVSGVLWAIFQNNAGGAWDNAKKSFEAGVLINGEMTYKGSDAHKAAVTGDTVGDPFKDTSGPSMNILIKLTCLIGLVIAPILGNGHSDAAVASCCLDKNKTEMICGEGKCDPAKMATMTKDECAKMCKENGCSQACTEKCLSMYDANGKYNNQKTDCLDTSKYDKKIKVKINNPNGEEKVIEGSLEEVKAKLETLK, from the coding sequence ATGAATACAATAATGATTTATGTGCCAATAATTATGGCATTGATTGGATTGGCCTTTATGGCTTTCAAAAGAGCTTGGGTTTTAAAACAAGATGCAGGCGATGGAAAGATGCAGGAAATATCAAATCACATTTACGAAGGCGCATTAGCTTTCCTCAAAGCAGAATACAGATTGTTGACCGTATTTGTCGTTCTTGCCAGTATTGTTTTAGCCGGAATTACTTTTTTACCCGGAGCTTCAACTCATTTGTTAATCGTAGTTGCTTTTGTTTTTGGGGCTTTTTTCTCGGCTTTGGCAGGAAATATGGGAATGAAAATCGCAACAAAAACCAATGTTAGAACCACGCAAGCAGCACGTACGAGTTTGCCTCAAGCACTGAAAGTTTCTTTTGGTGGAGGAACCGTAATGGGATTGGGTGTTGCAGGTTTGGCTGTTTTAGGCTTGACTTCTTTCTTTATACTTTTTTTTAATATTTTCATGAATGGTGTTTGGACTTCAACTGAAGACATGACCATTGTTTTAGAAACTTTAGCAGGATTTTCTCTTGGTGCCGAATCTATTGCTCTATTTGCTCGTGTAGGTGGTGGAATTTATACTAAAGCTGCCGATGTGGGAGCTGATTTAGTGGGTAAAGTAGAAGCAGGAATTCCAGAAGACGATCCTAGAAATCCAGCTACAATTGCCGATAATGTAGGTGATAATGTAGGTGATGTTGCTGGAATGGGAGCCGATTTATTTGGTTCTTATGTAGCAACAGTTCTTGCAGCAATGGTTTTGGGGAATTATGTTATCAAAGATATGGGCGGTAATATTCAAGACGCTTTCGGTGGAATAGGGCCTATTTTATTGCCAATGGCAATTGCTGGTTTTGGAATATTGTTTTCTATCATTGGAACTATGTTGGTTAAAATTTCCAATAACGATGCCAAAGAAAAACAAGTGCAAGGTGCGTTGAATGTGGGGAACTGGGTTTCTATTCTCTTAACTGCTGTCGCTTGTTATTTCTTGGTGCAATACATGTTGCCCGAAACGATGCAAATGAGTTTCTTTGGCGAAGGCGTTCAAGAAATTTCTTCGATGCGCGTTTTTTACGCCACAATAGTTGGATTAGTTGTGGGTGCAGTTATTTCATCTGTAACCGAATATTATACAGGTTTGGGAACAAAACCTGTCTTGGCTATTGTTCAAAAATCATCAACAGGATCAGCAACTAATGTAATTGCTGGTTTGGCCACGGGAATGATTTCTACGTTTCCAACAGTATTGTTATTCGCTGCTGCTATTTGGACTTCCTATGCTTTTGCAGGTTTTTATGGTGTGGCTTTGGCCGCTTCTGCGATGATGGCTACAACTGCCATGCAACTAGCCATTGATGCTTTTGGTCCCATATCAGACAACGCTGGTGGAATTGCCGAAATGAGCGAATTGCCAAAAGAAGTGCGAACTCGTACCGATATTTTAGATTCTGTTGGAAACACAACAGCCGCTACTGGAAAAGGATTTGCTATCGCTTCGGCTGCTTTAACTTCTTTAGCTTTATTTGCGGCTTATGTAACTTTCACAGGAATTGACGGGATTAATATTTTCAAAGCGCCTGTTTTAGCCATGTTGTTTGTGGGTGGAATGATTCCTGTAGTTTTCTCTGCCTTGGCGATGAATTCTGTTGGAAAAGCTGCTATGGATATGGTCTATGAAGTGCGTCGTCAGTTCAAAGAAATTCCTGGAATTATGGAAGGAACTGGAAAACCAGAATATGCTAAATGTGTAGATATTTCAACCAAAGCGGCTTTGCGTGAAATGATGTTGCCGGGTGTTTTAACTATCGGTTTTCCCATTGCTATTGTGCTTTTAGGGAAATTAGTTTATACCGATAACAATCAATTAATTGCTGAAATGTTGGGTGGTTATATGGCTGGAGTTACGGTATCGGGCGTGCTTTGGGCTATTTTTCAAAATAATGCGGGTGGTGCTTGGGACAATGCCAAAAAATCGTTTGAAGCTGGAGTTTTGATTAACGGCGAAATGACATACAAAGGTTCTGATGCGCACAAGGCAGCTGTAACTGGCGATACTGTTGGTGATCCGTTCAAAGATACTTCTGGACCATCTATGAATATTTTGATTAAATTAACTTGCTTGATTGGATTGGTAATTGCTCCAATTTTAGGAAATGGACATTCTGATGCAGCTGTTGCTTCTTGTTGTTTAGATAAAAACAAAACTGAAATGATATGCGGTGAAGGAAAATGCGATCCTGCAAAAATGGCGACAATGACCAAAGACGAATGTGCTAAAATGTGCAAAGAAAATGGTTGTTCTCAAGCTTGTACTGAAAAATGTTTGTCTATGTATGATGCCAATGGAAAATACAATAATCAAAAAACAGATTGTTTAGATACTTCAAAATACGATAAAAAGATTAAAGTCAAAATTAACAATCCTAACGGAGAAGAAAAAGTTATAGAAGGTTCGCTAGAAGAAGTGAAAGCTAAATTAGAAACTTTGAAATAG
- a CDS encoding DUF5686 family protein — MKKIFSFQFLFLFILSSSIFGQTKVEGVVVDKSNNPIPFANVAFKNSSEGIVANEDGRFYLESTKDYTGLIVSSVGFSDREIILDQSVTYKMTVRLSEMESLKEVVVYAGKTSKKNNPALDILRKIWEKKKKNGLYLFKQYQMEKYEKIEFDMNTIDSAYMKNKLFKGMEFVFKQVDTSKITGKTYLPIFINEALSNVYGDNALKKVKQITKANKTSGFNGNQQILAFLNDLYAEYNIYDNHLSFFDKSFTSPLSTTGIDVYNYVLRDSAFIDKKWCYNILFYPRRKNELTFKGDFWVNDTTFAIKNINMAATKSANINWVKDIYVEQEFEVMNDSVFLLTKDYLMSDFALNKKEKSKGIYGKRTTFFRDHKFNIEKPAPFYKEEVNYLDQEVYNKSEEFWEENRFEKLTKDEKGVYKMLDTLQTVNRFKQLYSLVEIVDSGFINKNGIDYGPIYSMIGQNAVEGLRMRMGARTFFTPNDTWRLQSYLAYGFRDDKFKYGVTGKWMVNNKKRIIISAGNRRDIEQIGASLTTTNDILGRSYASSGLLTFGTNNKLTNVNLTNVQLEIEPLKNLTFATGVSYKTLSSASSEFSLDYYTDLSQSTTKSQVKQSEVNLQVEYAPNRKNIGFGVERDIADSPYTSLFVTYSQGFKNLFSSDFNYKKIQLFYRQPIIIGPLGRSDVVVEMGKTFGYIPLGLMSVVPGNQSLFSIPNTFNNLQFYEFVTDQYATLKWSHDFQGRFFSRIPFMRKLNWRENIGIRTIYGTISDQNRLINASGLNYNAPEKIYWEYSAGIGNIFKLLRVDFSWRGNYLEMPEANKFAVKISFGFYF, encoded by the coding sequence ATGAAAAAAATATTTTCCTTCCAATTCCTGTTTTTATTTATTTTATCAAGCTCTATTTTTGGCCAAACAAAAGTAGAAGGTGTTGTTGTCGATAAATCCAATAACCCCATTCCGTTTGCCAATGTAGCGTTTAAAAACTCTAGCGAAGGTATAGTTGCTAATGAAGATGGTCGGTTTTATTTAGAATCCACAAAGGATTATACAGGACTTATTGTTTCTTCTGTAGGTTTTTCAGACAGAGAAATTATATTAGATCAGTCCGTTACTTATAAAATGACAGTTCGATTAAGCGAAATGGAAAGCTTAAAAGAAGTGGTGGTTTATGCCGGTAAAACTTCCAAGAAAAACAATCCAGCTCTTGATATTTTGAGAAAAATATGGGAGAAAAAGAAGAAAAATGGACTGTATTTGTTCAAACAATATCAAATGGAAAAGTATGAGAAGATTGAGTTTGATATGAATACTATTGATAGTGCTTATATGAAAAACAAACTTTTCAAGGGAATGGAGTTTGTGTTTAAACAAGTCGATACTTCAAAAATCACAGGAAAAACTTATTTGCCTATTTTTATCAATGAAGCACTATCCAATGTATATGGAGATAATGCTTTGAAGAAAGTAAAACAAATAACCAAGGCAAATAAAACTTCAGGATTTAATGGCAATCAGCAAATTTTAGCATTCTTAAATGATTTGTATGCAGAGTACAACATTTATGACAACCACTTGTCTTTCTTTGACAAAAGTTTTACTAGTCCACTATCTACAACAGGAATTGATGTTTACAACTATGTTTTAAGAGATAGCGCATTTATAGATAAAAAATGGTGCTACAACATTCTTTTTTATCCAAGAAGAAAAAACGAATTAACTTTCAAAGGCGATTTTTGGGTCAATGACACCACTTTTGCCATAAAAAACATCAATATGGCAGCTACTAAAAGTGCCAATATTAACTGGGTAAAAGACATTTATGTCGAGCAAGAATTTGAAGTGATGAATGATTCTGTTTTTCTGCTTACAAAAGATTATCTAATGAGTGATTTTGCTTTGAACAAGAAAGAAAAATCCAAAGGTATTTACGGAAAACGAACCACATTCTTTAGAGATCATAAGTTCAATATCGAAAAACCAGCTCCTTTTTATAAAGAAGAAGTCAATTATTTGGATCAAGAAGTGTATAATAAATCCGAAGAATTTTGGGAAGAAAACCGTTTCGAGAAATTGACCAAAGACGAAAAGGGCGTTTATAAAATGCTCGACACCTTGCAAACCGTTAATAGATTCAAGCAATTATACAGTTTGGTCGAAATTGTTGACAGTGGTTTTATCAACAAAAATGGTATCGATTATGGCCCTATTTATTCTATGATAGGACAAAATGCTGTCGAAGGATTGCGAATGCGCATGGGAGCCAGAACTTTTTTTACCCCAAACGATACTTGGCGATTACAATCCTATCTAGCTTATGGATTTAGAGACGATAAATTCAAATATGGCGTTACCGGAAAATGGATGGTCAACAATAAAAAGAGAATTATCATATCGGCAGGGAATAGGAGAGATATCGAACAAATAGGAGCCTCGCTTACTACAACCAACGATATTCTTGGACGCAGTTACGCCTCTTCGGGATTGCTTACCTTTGGAACAAATAATAAGTTAACCAATGTCAATTTGACCAATGTGCAATTGGAAATAGAACCTCTAAAGAATTTAACTTTTGCAACAGGAGTTTCCTATAAAACATTATCGTCAGCATCATCAGAATTTAGTTTAGACTATTATACTGATTTGTCGCAATCAACAACAAAAAGTCAGGTAAAACAATCAGAAGTAAACCTGCAAGTAGAATACGCTCCCAACCGAAAAAACATTGGTTTTGGAGTTGAAAGAGATATTGCTGATAGCCCTTACACCAGCCTTTTTGTGACGTATAGCCAAGGATTTAAAAATTTGTTTTCAAGCGATTTTAATTATAAAAAAATTCAATTGTTTTACAGACAACCCATCATTATTGGACCGTTGGGTCGATCGGATGTGGTTGTCGAAATGGGAAAAACATTCGGGTATATTCCGCTGGGTTTGATGAGTGTTGTACCCGGAAATCAGTCACTTTTCAGTATTCCCAATACTTTTAATAATCTTCAGTTTTATGAATTTGTAACCGATCAATATGCTACTCTAAAATGGAGTCATGATTTTCAAGGACGATTTTTTTCCAGAATTCCTTTTATGAGAAAATTAAATTGGCGAGAAAATATTGGCATAAGGACTATTTACGGAACTATTTCAGACCAAAACAGATTGATAAATGCCTCTGGATTAAACTATAATGCGCCAGAAAAAATTTATTGGGAATACAGTGCAGGAATTGGAAACATCTTCAAACTCTTGAGAGTCGATTTCTCCTGGAGAGGTAATTATCTTGAAATGCCCGAAGCCAATAAATTTGCTGTGAAAATTTCATTTGGCTTTTATTTTTAA
- a CDS encoding N-6 DNA methylase, which translates to MKLTDILKDSNYKLTQFKEEQITKLENSLIIKDNKGISVPYCICLVRKKEIKLTPEEAVRQLYLMVLNEEYEYPFERMELEYSVSFGREKKRADIVIFDKQNTTAVNIMVELKKPKLKDGKEQLKSYCNATGAPIGIWSNGDSISFYNRRDPNYFKDIPEIPKASQKLTDVLTERWTIDDLIAKDKLVNERKSLKDLILEMEDEVLANAGVDVFEELFQLIFTKLYDELESTRNKGRFLEYRNYGETETELRNKIQKLFESAKSKWEGVFTDSSKINLTPSHLAICISSLESIKLFNSNLDVVDEAFEYLINKSSKGEKGQYFTPRYVIDLCVKMLDPKAEETIIDTAAGSCGFPVHSIFHVWEKQLEARGLSKSHLFTAEEKLPEQTDYVKEKVFAIDFDEKAVRVSRTLNLIAGDGQTNVLHLNTLDWERWDDNYNDNNWSDVYGNGWKNLRKLLKNPKAETVTNEEEKNGKVYIKETQRYNCQDFQFDILMANPPFAGDIKETRILSKYELGKKPNGKYQTAVGRDILFIERNLDFLKPGGRMAVVLPQGRFNNSSDKNIRDFIAEHCRILSVVGLHGNVFKPHTGTKTSVLFLQKWDAILCPKVDDYPIFFATMQEPSKDNSGEKIFVKKKDYPNATKQIDSENLTGLNYVAEPVDHYNELPQNLEEYLLDSHGHLIVKHDLFNHDGMTKDGIAEVFIEFAKKEQLSFVGKD; encoded by the coding sequence ATGAAACTTACCGATATTCTAAAGGATTCAAATTACAAGCTCACTCAATTTAAAGAAGAACAAATAACAAAACTGGAAAACAGTTTGATTATTAAAGATAATAAAGGGATTTCTGTGCCTTATTGCATTTGTTTGGTTCGCAAAAAAGAAATAAAATTAACTCCCGAAGAAGCTGTTCGGCAATTGTATTTAATGGTTTTGAATGAAGAATATGAATATCCATTTGAACGAATGGAATTGGAATATTCAGTTAGTTTTGGAAGAGAAAAAAAACGAGCTGACATTGTTATTTTTGACAAGCAAAATACGACCGCCGTAAATATTATGGTAGAATTGAAGAAGCCAAAACTCAAAGACGGTAAAGAACAATTGAAATCATATTGTAATGCTACTGGTGCTCCAATTGGTATTTGGAGCAATGGAGATAGTATTTCATTTTATAATAGAAGAGATCCTAATTATTTCAAAGACATTCCAGAAATTCCAAAAGCATCGCAAAAACTGACAGATGTTCTAACCGAAAGATGGACAATTGACGACTTAATTGCTAAAGATAAATTGGTTAACGAACGAAAATCGTTGAAAGATTTGATTTTAGAAATGGAAGATGAGGTTTTAGCTAATGCAGGAGTTGATGTTTTTGAAGAATTATTCCAGTTAATATTTACTAAATTATACGATGAATTAGAAAGTACAAGAAACAAAGGAAGATTTTTAGAATATAGAAACTATGGTGAAACCGAAACGGAATTAAGAAATAAAATCCAAAAGCTTTTTGAAAGTGCGAAATCTAAATGGGAAGGAGTTTTTACAGATAGCTCTAAAATTAATTTAACGCCGTCGCATTTAGCAATTTGTATTTCTTCGTTGGAAAGTATCAAGCTTTTTAATTCTAATCTTGATGTTGTGGATGAAGCTTTTGAATATTTGATTAATAAAAGCAGTAAAGGGGAAAAAGGACAATATTTTACACCAAGATATGTAATTGATTTGTGTGTAAAAATGCTTGACCCAAAAGCAGAAGAAACAATAATTGATACAGCGGCAGGAAGTTGTGGTTTTCCTGTGCATTCTATTTTTCACGTTTGGGAAAAACAGTTAGAAGCCAGAGGATTGTCTAAAAGTCATTTGTTTACAGCTGAAGAAAAATTACCTGAACAAACTGATTATGTAAAAGAAAAAGTTTTTGCAATAGATTTTGATGAAAAAGCGGTTCGTGTTTCAAGAACTTTGAATTTAATTGCCGGGGATGGTCAAACAAATGTTTTGCATTTAAATACATTAGATTGGGAACGTTGGGACGATAATTATAACGACAATAATTGGAGTGATGTTTATGGAAACGGTTGGAAAAATTTAAGAAAATTATTAAAAAATCCAAAAGCAGAAACGGTTACAAATGAAGAAGAAAAGAATGGTAAAGTTTATATAAAGGAAACGCAACGTTATAATTGTCAAGATTTTCAATTTGATATTTTGATGGCAAACCCTCCATTTGCTGGAGATATAAAAGAAACCCGAATATTATCAAAATATGAATTGGGCAAAAAGCCAAATGGTAAATATCAAACAGCTGTAGGCAGAGATATTTTATTTATTGAACGCAATCTTGATTTTTTGAAACCAGGCGGAAGAATGGCAGTAGTTTTACCACAAGGAAGATTTAACAATAGTAGCGACAAGAATATTAGAGATTTTATTGCGGAACATTGTAGAATACTTTCCGTTGTTGGATTACATGGCAATGTTTTTAAACCACACACTGGAACAAAAACAAGTGTATTGTTTCTTCAAAAATGGGATGCAATTTTGTGTCCAAAAGTAGATGATTACCCTATCTTTTTTGCCACTATGCAAGAGCCAAGTAAAGACAATAGTGGAGAAAAGATATTTGTAAAAAAGAAAGACTATCCTAATGCTACAAAACAGATAGATTCTGAAAATCTGACAGGTTTAAATTATGTAGCAGAACCAGTAGATCATTACAATGAATTACCTCAAAATCTCGAAGAGTATTTATTAGACAGTCATGGACATTTAATTGTGAAACATGATTTGTTTAACCATGATGGAATGACTAAAGATGGAATAGCAGAAGTCTTTATTGAATTTGCTAAAAAAGAGCAACTTTCTTTTGTGGGAAAGGATTAA